In a single window of the Desulfovibrio mangrovi genome:
- a CDS encoding EAL and HDOD domain-containing protein — protein MLKRFRSLFDLRSKDSSGADEVSDSAAQDTLSPQDCTHATLVARQPIFDRESRIWGFELLFRRAPDTNHCPDGVDSSIATSSVISDGFSIVQPVLLPDQKVLINFSEELLTQQIPKVLPAALCGVEILETVLPTREVLQSLIQLKKDGYLLAVDDYTGQKDLQLFVKVADIVKVEVLGRPLAEVYEDVKKLKAFPCRLLAEKVEDRDTFLKCHKMGFDLFQGFFFARPEIMRGKKLSASQAVKMRLLAKLADEDFLISEVSEILRSDVSLVYKFMRYLNSVHFALPTKIKSVEHGITLLGSQKLKQWLCVTVLSDLESTPMSRHIVAQSAERGKFLELLGKDARTSVDVNSLFLLGLLSLIETLLSISLDSLLQDMPIDEAMVAALKGEESVYLPWMRLVSHYERAEWDEALHDMTILGLEEAQVVSAYEQSLLWAASFFD, from the coding sequence ATGCTCAAACGGTTTCGCTCGCTATTCGACTTGCGGTCAAAAGACTCTTCCGGCGCGGACGAAGTTTCAGACTCGGCAGCGCAGGATACGCTTTCGCCGCAGGATTGCACGCATGCGACACTTGTTGCCCGGCAGCCCATATTTGACCGGGAGTCCCGCATCTGGGGATTTGAACTGCTGTTCCGTCGAGCTCCGGATACGAATCATTGTCCGGACGGTGTTGATTCCTCAATCGCTACCTCTTCCGTCATTTCAGACGGTTTTTCCATCGTTCAGCCTGTTCTGTTGCCGGATCAAAAGGTCTTAATCAACTTTTCAGAAGAGTTGCTTACCCAACAGATCCCCAAGGTACTGCCTGCCGCCCTGTGCGGTGTAGAAATTCTTGAAACAGTATTGCCGACCAGAGAGGTGCTGCAGTCTCTCATCCAACTCAAGAAGGACGGATACCTCCTTGCGGTTGACGACTATACGGGCCAGAAGGATTTACAGCTTTTCGTCAAGGTTGCAGATATTGTGAAGGTTGAGGTGCTCGGTCGCCCCTTGGCTGAAGTGTATGAGGATGTGAAGAAGTTGAAGGCCTTTCCCTGCAGGCTGCTGGCAGAGAAAGTTGAAGACAGAGATACCTTTCTGAAATGCCACAAGATGGGCTTTGACCTGTTTCAGGGGTTCTTTTTTGCGCGTCCTGAGATTATGCGGGGAAAAAAGCTTTCCGCTTCCCAGGCCGTGAAGATGCGTCTTCTGGCAAAACTGGCTGACGAAGATTTTCTGATTTCCGAGGTGAGCGAGATACTTCGCTCAGATGTTTCACTTGTCTACAAGTTCATGCGTTATCTGAACTCTGTGCATTTTGCCCTGCCCACCAAGATAAAGAGTGTGGAACACGGCATAACCCTTCTCGGTAGCCAGAAGCTTAAACAATGGCTTTGCGTGACCGTTCTTTCGGATCTTGAGTCCACTCCCATGTCCCGTCATATCGTTGCCCAGTCGGCAGAGCGTGGTAAGTTTCTTGAACTTTTGGGCAAGGATGCGCGCACTTCTGTGGACGTAAACAGCCTGTTCCTGTTGGGGCTGCTCTCTCTCATTGAGACGCTGTTGTCCATCTCTCTGGATTCGCTGCTTCAGGATATGCCTATCGATGAGGCTATGGTTGCGGCCTTGAAGGGGGAAGAAAGCGTTTATCTGCCGTGGATGCGCCTGGTGTCGCATTATGAACGTGCCGAATGGGACGAAGCCCTGCATGATATGACCATTCTTGGACTTGAAGAGGCACAGGTTGTTTCAGCCTATGAACAGTCCCTGTTGTGGGCAGCATCTTTTTTTGACTGA
- a CDS encoding substrate-binding periplasmic protein, producing MRTLISTLLLIATLALPLRGNAETIILVADSWCPYNCNEGNSAPGYLIEIATEAFALSGYSVTYEEMNWTRAIYRVRKGRAQGLVGATMAEVPDFVFPEKWLGLGPNAYFTLTTSRWKPTDKDALSKVRLGIVRDYDYGPKMNAWIEAHKDTPLVQEAPGENALETNLLKLQYSRIDVVVDQKAAVLAKAKEMGLEKTIRFAGEDPIIPAEDRLYIAFSPVDPRSRKFATALDDGVTALRKSGRLTSILKKYGMEDWE from the coding sequence ATGCGCACACTCATATCTACCCTTTTACTCATTGCAACCCTTGCCCTGCCTCTACGGGGCAACGCTGAAACCATAATCCTGGTGGCGGATTCATGGTGCCCGTACAATTGCAATGAAGGTAACAGTGCGCCGGGCTACCTCATAGAGATTGCAACAGAAGCATTTGCATTGTCTGGCTACTCCGTAACATACGAAGAGATGAACTGGACCAGGGCAATCTATCGCGTCAGGAAAGGCAGGGCACAGGGACTCGTTGGTGCCACCATGGCAGAAGTACCGGATTTCGTGTTCCCTGAAAAGTGGCTCGGCCTTGGGCCTAACGCCTACTTCACGCTCACGACCTCTCGCTGGAAGCCCACCGACAAAGACGCCCTATCCAAAGTCCGTTTGGGTATTGTACGGGACTATGATTACGGCCCCAAAATGAATGCCTGGATAGAAGCGCACAAGGACACCCCTCTCGTGCAGGAGGCACCGGGTGAAAACGCCCTTGAAACGAACCTGCTGAAACTCCAGTACAGCAGGATAGACGTTGTGGTCGACCAAAAAGCGGCCGTTCTTGCCAAGGCAAAGGAAATGGGGTTGGAAAAGACCATCCGTTTTGCGGGTGAAGATCCGATAATCCCTGCAGAAGACAGGCTGTATATTGCCTTTTCCCCCGTCGACCCCCGTTCACGGAAATTTGCCACGGCTCTGGATGACGGCGTCACGGCGCTCCGTAAAAGCGGCAGACTGACAAGCATTCTGAAAAAATACGGTATGGAGGACTGGGAATAG
- the gap gene encoding type I glyceraldehyde-3-phosphate dehydrogenase: MAVTLGVNGFGRIGRYLLRLLADDADMQIAVINARADNASLAHLFKYDSVHGTFKGDVVANEQGFLVNGKQVIVTRCKQNEWEWAKYGVDIAVETTGTIKDREGLAGHIACGAKKAVISAPGKDVDATIVMGVNDGIYDPAKHDVISNASCTTNCLAPAAKVLNDTFGIMHGLMTTIHSYTMSQRILDGSQKDLRRARAACMSMIPTTTGAAKAVGLVIPELKGKLDGMAVRVPTPDGSIVDLTCRVEKPTTVEEVNAALKAASEGAMKGNLGYSDVPLVSVDYIGDTHGGVVDGLCTSVIDGTMVKLIIWYDNEAGFTHQLVRLLKKVGASL, encoded by the coding sequence ATGGCTGTAACTCTCGGTGTCAATGGATTTGGCCGTATCGGCCGCTACTTGCTCAGACTGCTCGCGGATGATGCCGATATGCAGATTGCCGTTATCAATGCCCGTGCGGATAACGCCTCTCTTGCACACCTATTCAAGTACGATTCCGTCCACGGCACCTTCAAGGGTGACGTGGTTGCCAATGAACAGGGTTTTCTGGTCAACGGCAAGCAGGTTATCGTAACCCGTTGCAAGCAGAACGAATGGGAATGGGCTAAATACGGAGTTGACATAGCCGTCGAAACCACCGGCACCATCAAGGACCGCGAGGGTCTTGCCGGACACATCGCCTGCGGTGCGAAAAAGGCTGTGATATCCGCCCCCGGCAAAGATGTGGACGCTACCATAGTCATGGGCGTCAACGATGGCATTTACGATCCTGCAAAGCACGATGTCATCTCCAACGCCTCATGCACGACCAACTGTCTGGCCCCCGCCGCCAAGGTGCTGAACGACACCTTTGGCATCATGCACGGCCTGATGACCACCATTCACAGCTACACCATGAGCCAGCGCATTCTGGACGGTTCCCAGAAGGACCTGCGCCGCGCCCGTGCTGCCTGCATGTCCATGATTCCCACCACCACCGGTGCCGCCAAGGCCGTGGGACTGGTTATCCCGGAACTCAAGGGCAAGCTGGACGGCATGGCTGTCCGTGTTCCCACTCCCGACGGTTCCATCGTGGACCTGACCTGCCGTGTGGAAAAGCCCACGACGGTTGAGGAAGTGAACGCGGCGCTCAAGGCAGCCTCTGAAGGCGCCATGAAGGGCAACCTCGGTTACAGCGATGTGCCCCTGGTTTCCGTGGACTACATCGGCGACACCCATGGCGGCGTTGTTGACGGCCTGTGCACCAGCGTCATTGACGGCACCATGGTTAAGCTGATTATCTGGTACGATAACGAAGCCGGTTTCACCCACCAGCTCGTTCGTCTTCTCAAGAAGGTCGGCGCCTCCCTGTAG
- the fba gene encoding class II fructose-1,6-bisphosphate aldolase, with protein MPLTGTREMFARAYKEGYAVGAFNVNNMEIIQGIMAAATEERAPLILQVSAGARKYAGQAYIRKLIEAALIEDDLPVALHLDHGQDFEICKSCIDGGFSSVMIDGSHLSFEENIAMTKRVVEYAHDKGVDVEAELGRLAGVEDDVSSEHSIYTDPDQAVEFVERTGCDSLAIAIGTSHGAYKFAGEAKLDFDRLEKISNMLPNFPIVLHGSSSVPQEFVKMANEFGGNIGSASGVPEELLRKAATFGVCKINIDTDIRLAMTAVIRKYLAENPSHFDPRQYLKPAREAVKNMVQHKIKNVLGCSNKI; from the coding sequence ATGCCCCTTACCGGCACTAGGGAAATGTTTGCGAGAGCCTACAAGGAAGGCTACGCTGTTGGCGCGTTCAACGTTAACAACATGGAAATCATTCAGGGAATCATGGCGGCTGCCACGGAAGAACGTGCTCCGCTCATCCTTCAGGTTTCCGCCGGTGCCCGCAAGTATGCCGGTCAGGCATACATCCGCAAGCTGATCGAGGCTGCACTTATCGAAGACGACCTGCCGGTCGCCCTGCACCTTGATCACGGTCAGGACTTCGAGATTTGCAAGTCCTGCATCGACGGCGGATTCTCCTCTGTCATGATCGACGGCTCCCACCTCAGCTTCGAAGAAAACATTGCCATGACCAAGCGTGTTGTCGAATACGCCCACGACAAGGGCGTGGATGTTGAAGCCGAACTGGGCCGCCTTGCCGGTGTGGAAGACGATGTTTCCTCCGAACACTCCATCTACACCGACCCCGATCAGGCTGTTGAATTCGTCGAACGCACCGGCTGCGACTCCCTTGCCATCGCCATCGGCACCAGCCACGGCGCTTACAAGTTCGCGGGTGAAGCAAAACTCGACTTCGATCGTCTTGAAAAGATTTCCAACATGCTGCCCAACTTCCCCATCGTACTGCACGGCTCCTCCTCCGTTCCGCAGGAGTTCGTGAAGATGGCCAACGAGTTCGGCGGCAATATCGGTTCGGCTTCCGGCGTGCCGGAAGAACTGCTGCGCAAGGCTGCGACCTTCGGTGTCTGCAAGATCAATATCGACACCGACATCCGCCTTGCCATGACTGCTGTCATTCGCAAGTACCTTGCGGAGAACCCCTCCCATTTCGATCCGCGCCAGTACCTGAAACCCGCGCGCGAAGCTGTTAAGAATATGGTCCAGCACAAAATCAAAAACGTGCTCGGCTGTTCCAACAAGATCTAG
- a CDS encoding lipase family protein — protein MNTYFDNALLLSALPIRRAAYSDRTAWLMAEISRLIYEPLPGETTVAEYVEELRKAIREGKHEDLLEGLVSKCYELNGKDCQLVERELRNANFELLGTFVQNDTEALLAKLSQGGTDSFLVLAFRGTASIRDVATDMQIMLVPAPGGGRVHKGFLNAFQSVEKEIRDTLAKHPDLPLYITGHSLGGALAIVATRYLGSDSTGATYTFGAPRAADDDFFIPIKTPIYRVVNAADAVPRVPFGYGLNIALAAIRLFPIKGFEMSEWLRRFSGYTHEGSLIFMDAPQNLTDDKGIPFKDLKVKKSPNYAWRSYVVLQRILTTSGKAAAADHSIDEYCQKLQAHALRRL, from the coding sequence ATGAACACCTATTTCGACAATGCGCTATTGCTCTCGGCTCTCCCTATCCGCAGGGCAGCCTATTCAGACAGGACAGCTTGGCTGATGGCCGAAATTTCCCGGTTGATATACGAACCGCTACCCGGTGAAACAACCGTTGCGGAGTATGTAGAGGAGCTACGCAAAGCAATACGGGAGGGAAAGCACGAAGACCTGCTGGAAGGACTGGTCTCCAAATGCTACGAACTAAATGGCAAGGATTGCCAACTGGTGGAACGGGAACTGCGTAATGCCAATTTCGAACTGCTCGGCACATTCGTCCAAAATGACACGGAAGCCCTTCTGGCCAAACTCAGCCAAGGCGGAACTGACTCCTTCCTCGTTCTTGCCTTCAGAGGAACAGCCTCCATCCGCGACGTGGCCACAGACATGCAGATCATGCTTGTACCGGCCCCCGGCGGCGGGCGGGTGCACAAAGGCTTTCTCAATGCCTTCCAGTCTGTGGAAAAGGAGATCAGGGACACACTAGCGAAGCACCCCGACCTCCCGCTCTACATTACGGGCCACTCATTGGGCGGAGCATTGGCCATAGTCGCCACCAGATATCTCGGCTCGGACAGTACGGGAGCGACATACACATTCGGAGCACCCAGAGCCGCCGATGACGATTTCTTCATTCCCATCAAGACCCCCATCTATCGCGTAGTCAACGCCGCAGATGCGGTGCCCCGCGTACCATTTGGCTATGGACTGAACATTGCTCTGGCAGCCATACGCCTATTCCCCATCAAGGGATTCGAAATGTCGGAATGGCTGAGACGATTCTCCGGCTACACGCACGAGGGCAGCCTCATCTTCATGGATGCCCCGCAAAACCTTACCGATGATAAGGGCATTCCCTTCAAAGATCTGAAGGTAAAAAAGAGCCCCAATTATGCATGGAGATCGTATGTCGTCCTACAACGCATCCTCACCACATCAGGCAAAGCAGCCGCTGCCGACCACTCTATTGATGAATACTGCCAGAAACTGCAGGCCCATGCATTAAGAAGACTCTGA
- the surE gene encoding 5'/3'-nucleotidase SurE, protein MIIALTNDDGIQAPGLRAMYAALIQAGHTVHCIAPVTEQSAVGHAVTLAMPLRVKEFKEHGFTGRGVYGTPVDCVKLGLTCLMDVKPDVVVSGINAGANVGPDILYSGTVSAATEGAHMGFPAIAVSYDNFRPGDLSDHATFAADLIGNMPWKSLPPRCVINLNFPSCPMPDAKGLRVCPQTSAVWKDWYDHRKDPRGSDYWWLNGVIPPETVAGGTDRALLTEGYITLTPLRFEFTDDAALQALSVLNTDNQ, encoded by the coding sequence ATGATCATAGCCCTTACCAACGATGACGGCATTCAGGCACCGGGACTGCGCGCCATGTACGCAGCCCTCATTCAGGCAGGCCACACCGTGCATTGCATTGCACCAGTCACCGAACAAAGCGCCGTGGGACACGCCGTGACCCTTGCCATGCCCCTGCGCGTCAAGGAATTCAAGGAACACGGTTTTACAGGCAGGGGCGTATACGGCACTCCCGTAGACTGCGTGAAGCTCGGACTCACCTGCCTGATGGATGTAAAGCCCGATGTGGTTGTATCCGGCATCAACGCAGGCGCCAATGTAGGACCGGACATTCTCTATTCCGGCACTGTTTCCGCCGCCACGGAAGGCGCGCACATGGGCTTCCCCGCCATTGCCGTCTCCTATGACAACTTTCGTCCCGGCGACCTCAGCGACCACGCGACCTTCGCTGCCGACCTCATCGGCAACATGCCGTGGAAGAGCCTGCCCCCCCGCTGCGTAATTAACCTCAACTTTCCGTCCTGCCCCATGCCGGATGCCAAAGGGCTTCGAGTCTGCCCGCAGACCAGCGCCGTTTGGAAAGACTGGTACGATCACCGCAAAGACCCGCGCGGCTCCGACTACTGGTGGCTAAACGGCGTCATTCCGCCGGAAACCGTAGCCGGAGGCACCGACCGCGCCCTGCTTACGGAAGGGTACATCACCCTTACCCCGCTGCGTTTCGAATTCACGGACGATGCGGCCCTGCAAGCCCTTTCCGTACTGAATACAGACAATCAATAG
- a CDS encoding 3'-5' exoribonuclease YhaM family protein, whose product MQKTQFIRDISANDEVGSIFAVTLAAQGQARNGPFWRLELADASGSVGAKVWSPLSQQFANISAGMIVSVRGRAATFRDQLDINIDAMHILTDEELATLDMADFMPASERHPDDMMADLMQLCRSTFTHKPWLKFMNAVFKDEEIVRRFKTAIGAKNVHHAYAGGLLEHTLSVSELCMRLCDHYPELDRQVLLAGAIFHDIGKAWELSGGIANDYTDEGRLIGHISIGLEKAEPYLQKSGLEPELVMHFKHIVLGHHGTKEWGSPVLPATPEAMVLHYADNIDAKLAQVRGLFADLSDTATGWTPYQTTLGRHMYKPARTPESEPKQTVKREGAREIPKEDQCSLL is encoded by the coding sequence ATGCAGAAAACTCAATTCATTCGCGATATTTCGGCCAACGATGAGGTAGGGTCCATTTTTGCCGTCACCTTGGCGGCGCAGGGGCAGGCGCGTAACGGCCCGTTCTGGCGGCTTGAGCTGGCAGACGCCTCGGGTTCCGTAGGAGCCAAAGTGTGGAGCCCGCTTAGTCAGCAATTTGCAAATATTTCCGCCGGGATGATTGTTTCAGTGCGCGGGCGTGCTGCTACCTTCCGGGATCAACTCGATATCAATATCGATGCAATGCATATTCTGACGGACGAGGAATTGGCCACGCTTGATATGGCTGATTTCATGCCTGCTTCCGAGCGGCATCCTGATGATATGATGGCCGACCTGATGCAGTTGTGCCGCAGCACCTTCACGCATAAGCCGTGGCTGAAATTCATGAACGCCGTATTCAAGGATGAAGAGATCGTCCGGCGTTTCAAGACGGCCATCGGCGCAAAGAATGTGCACCATGCCTACGCCGGCGGTTTGCTGGAACATACGCTTTCGGTCAGCGAACTGTGCATGCGTCTGTGTGACCATTACCCCGAACTGGACCGGCAGGTACTGCTGGCTGGTGCCATTTTTCATGATATCGGCAAGGCATGGGAACTCTCTGGCGGCATTGCCAATGATTACACCGATGAAGGACGTCTTATAGGGCATATCAGCATCGGGTTGGAAAAGGCTGAACCCTATCTGCAGAAGTCCGGCCTGGAACCGGAGCTGGTCATGCACTTCAAGCATATCGTCCTGGGACACCATGGCACCAAGGAATGGGGGTCACCCGTGCTGCCTGCCACGCCGGAGGCAATGGTGCTGCACTATGCCGATAACATTGATGCAAAGCTGGCACAGGTACGGGGCTTGTTCGCCGATCTTTCCGATACCGCCACCGGTTGGACGCCTTATCAGACCACGTTGGGCAGGCATATGTACAAGCCCGCGCGCACGCCGGAGTCGGAACCCAAGCAGACCGTAAAACGCGAGGGGGCTCGCGAAATTCCCAAGGAAGACCAATGTTCATTACTTTAG
- the tmk gene encoding dTMP kinase, whose product MFITLEGTEGSGKSTVLNRLRDWLMEEGHGVVLTREPGGSRLGRTLRSILLDISNTDLTGEAELFLYLADRAQHVRQVIKPALDEGMVVLCDRYADSTVVYQGYGRGLDPKLLHQFNEVAVQGLWPALTLLLDIDPEIGLKRAMSRNLAEGICNSEGRFEAESLLFHHRIRDGYLAWAAVNRHRFAVIDASKSPDEVFEQVKNAVLAKMKPAA is encoded by the coding sequence ATGTTCATTACTTTAGAAGGAACCGAGGGCTCAGGTAAAAGCACCGTTCTCAATCGTCTCAGAGACTGGCTCATGGAAGAGGGGCACGGCGTGGTGCTCACCCGTGAACCCGGCGGCAGCCGTCTTGGCAGAACGTTGCGTTCCATCCTGCTGGACATTTCCAACACGGACCTGACAGGAGAGGCGGAACTGTTCCTCTATCTGGCAGACCGTGCCCAGCACGTGCGTCAGGTCATCAAACCTGCACTGGATGAGGGCATGGTGGTGCTGTGCGACCGCTATGCGGATTCCACCGTGGTGTATCAGGGGTATGGTCGTGGGCTGGACCCCAAGCTGCTGCATCAGTTCAACGAAGTTGCCGTGCAGGGGCTGTGGCCTGCGCTTACGTTGCTCTTGGATATCGATCCCGAAATCGGCCTCAAGCGTGCCATGTCGCGCAATCTGGCCGAAGGAATCTGTAATTCCGAAGGGCGGTTCGAGGCGGAATCCCTGCTGTTCCATCACCGCATCCGAGACGGATATCTGGCATGGGCCGCCGTCAACCGGCATCGTTTTGCCGTGATCGACGCATCCAAGTCGCCGGATGAGGTGTTCGAGCAGGTGAAGAACGCTGTGCTTGCGAAGATGAAGCCCGCCGCTTAA
- a CDS encoding histone deacetylase produces MLQAKNSLGVIFFPAFDWAISATHPEREERLLYTQDQLREEGLFDIEGITEYKPEIATREDVERVHFCIPDVSTVCTKSHLISAGGAIKAAQLVMEKKKDKAFALVRPPGHHAMKVVHGNRGFCNINIEAVMLERIREQYGPLRVAIIDTDCHHGDGTQDIYWHDRNTLFISIHQDGRTLYPGTGFPIELGGPNALGKTLNIPLPPNTSDKGFLHVIDHLVLPILEDFKPDLIINSAGQDNHFSDPITNMNFTARGYALLNKKLNPDIAVLEGGYAIQGALPYVNLGICLAMAGLDFDHVIEPDLNPAAIEQSPQVTEYIEKLSAELLNLYRNPPAVPKQGEVSGEFFVRTKDIYYDTDGISESQVESVVMCPDCSGTLKIETWSTVNPLSVGIQIPIDACDRCLGLGQRMLEEAHVKGNYRYIQCINRKEKQYTHYGF; encoded by the coding sequence ATGTTGCAGGCCAAGAATTCATTGGGCGTCATCTTTTTTCCCGCGTTCGACTGGGCCATAAGCGCGACCCATCCCGAGCGGGAAGAGCGCCTTCTCTATACGCAGGATCAGCTGCGCGAAGAGGGGCTGTTCGATATCGAGGGCATCACCGAATACAAGCCGGAGATCGCCACCCGTGAGGACGTGGAACGCGTACACTTCTGCATCCCCGATGTCTCCACGGTATGCACCAAATCCCACCTCATTTCGGCGGGCGGTGCCATCAAGGCCGCTCAACTGGTGATGGAGAAGAAGAAGGACAAGGCCTTCGCGCTGGTTCGTCCTCCCGGGCACCACGCCATGAAGGTGGTTCACGGCAACCGTGGGTTCTGCAACATCAATATCGAAGCGGTGATGCTGGAACGCATCCGAGAGCAGTACGGGCCGTTGCGTGTCGCCATCATCGATACCGACTGCCACCACGGCGACGGTACGCAGGATATTTACTGGCACGACCGCAATACCCTGTTCATCTCCATCCATCAGGATGGCCGCACCCTGTATCCCGGCACCGGTTTCCCCATTGAACTTGGCGGGCCCAACGCGCTTGGCAAGACCCTGAACATTCCCCTGCCGCCCAATACGTCGGACAAGGGCTTCCTGCATGTCATAGACCATCTGGTGCTGCCCATTCTGGAAGACTTCAAGCCGGACCTGATCATCAATTCGGCAGGGCAGGACAATCATTTCTCCGACCCCATCACCAACATGAATTTCACGGCGCGCGGCTATGCGTTGCTGAACAAGAAGCTCAATCCCGACATTGCTGTGCTTGAAGGCGGCTACGCCATTCAGGGGGCGTTGCCCTATGTAAATCTGGGCATCTGCCTCGCCATGGCCGGGCTGGATTTCGATCATGTGATAGAGCCTGACCTTAATCCGGCAGCGATTGAACAGAGTCCGCAGGTCACCGAGTACATAGAGAAGCTGTCTGCAGAGCTGTTGAATCTCTATCGTAATCCGCCTGCTGTTCCCAAGCAGGGTGAGGTGAGCGGCGAGTTCTTTGTCCGGACCAAGGATATCTACTACGATACGGACGGCATCAGCGAGAGTCAGGTGGAATCCGTAGTCATGTGTCCGGATTGTTCCGGTACGCTCAAAATCGAAACCTGGTCCACGGTGAATCCGCTGAGCGTGGGGATTCAGATTCCCATAGACGCCTGCGACCGTTGCCTCGGACTTGGACAGCGAATGCTTGAAGAGGCCCATGTAAAGGGCAACTACCGTTATATTCAATGTATCAACCGTAAGGAAAAGCAGTACACGCATTATGGTTTTTAG
- a CDS encoding tetratricopeptide repeat protein gives MNQLESLAATARWDKVKAEAQTAIRSDMLTDAEKSVAQTYLALAHVQQGEPGPALDAADKAVQLDESNGRSWLMRGTAYMMLRQLDAAEKDFSKALQKSPGMWEACRNLAELAQARGDFPTALDWFGKATALAPKNIDLGMEYALLLHSLGLHAKADDAITNVIVVAQDTPALFNNRGMIRLALDRYEEALSDFSRAIAIDPAFEEALVNRGNVLRAFKRYDESLADFASGIALHPKSVKLLVGRAYTLSAMSQYHAAAADMAAAYSQGNVDPYILNEYAWFLATCPDAGVRDGARAVKMAKEAIELSAGPIPGYFDTLAAAFAESGEYIKAVEAQRQAIFIGQQAGLPRAQLEEWASRLEGYSQGVPYRNNLP, from the coding sequence GTGAATCAGCTTGAGTCGCTTGCCGCAACAGCCCGGTGGGACAAGGTGAAGGCCGAAGCGCAAACAGCCATTCGTTCGGACATGCTGACTGATGCGGAGAAATCCGTTGCGCAGACCTATCTTGCTCTTGCCCATGTTCAGCAGGGGGAACCCGGTCCCGCTCTGGATGCCGCCGACAAGGCAGTGCAACTCGACGAGAGCAATGGCCGCAGCTGGCTCATGCGCGGTACGGCCTACATGATGCTGCGTCAGCTGGATGCCGCTGAAAAGGATTTCTCCAAGGCGTTGCAGAAGTCTCCCGGAATGTGGGAAGCCTGCCGCAACCTCGCCGAACTGGCGCAGGCACGGGGAGATTTTCCCACCGCGCTGGACTGGTTCGGCAAGGCAACGGCCCTTGCCCCGAAGAACATTGATCTCGGCATGGAATACGCTTTGCTGCTGCATTCCCTCGGCCTGCATGCAAAGGCCGATGATGCCATAACCAATGTGATTGTTGTGGCGCAGGATACGCCTGCGCTGTTCAATAACCGCGGGATGATCCGGCTGGCGCTGGACAGGTATGAGGAAGCCCTTTCTGATTTTTCCCGCGCCATCGCTATTGATCCCGCATTTGAGGAAGCTCTGGTAAATCGCGGCAACGTGTTGCGCGCCTTCAAACGCTATGATGAATCGTTGGCAGACTTCGCTTCGGGCATTGCGCTGCATCCCAAGTCCGTGAAATTGCTGGTTGGCAGGGCGTATACGCTTTCTGCCATGAGCCAGTACCACGCGGCAGCGGCGGATATGGCCGCCGCCTACAGTCAGGGCAATGTTGATCCATATATTCTTAATGAGTATGCATGGTTCCTTGCTACATGTCCTGATGCGGGCGTACGCGATGGAGCCCGCGCTGTGAAGATGGCAAAGGAAGCCATAGAGCTTTCCGCCGGTCCCATTCCGGGGTATTTTGATACGCTGGCGGCTGCCTTTGCCGAATCAGGCGAGTACATCAAGGCTGTTGAGGCGCAGAGACAGGCAATTTTCATCGGACAGCAGGCCGGATTGCCCAGGGCGCAGCTTGAAGAATGGGCGTCCCGTCTGGAAGGCTATTCTCAGGGCGTTCCCTACCGCAACAATCTGCCGTAA
- a CDS encoding lactate utilization protein: MARKKTPAENVVIDTKAVTPASREPCSPIDTYWTMRLEELKEALEANNFEVFIAENTEAAGKVFLETILPTLKDAKTVTFGGSMTLTATGVVDAVRANPALEVIDTFDKSLTREEVLARRRLSLLADVFLTGTNAVTECGKLVNLDMIGNRVGGINYGPNHVVLFIGRNKIVDTVQDAMTRIKEYVAPVNAMRLNKKTPCRQTSRCMDCSSPDRICNIWTITEKSFPKGRIRIVLINEDAGF; encoded by the coding sequence ATGGCTCGCAAAAAGACCCCCGCAGAAAATGTAGTAATAGACACCAAGGCCGTCACGCCTGCATCCAGGGAGCCCTGTTCTCCCATCGATACCTACTGGACCATGCGTCTTGAGGAATTGAAGGAGGCGTTGGAGGCCAATAATTTCGAGGTGTTCATTGCCGAGAACACCGAAGCGGCGGGCAAGGTGTTTCTGGAGACCATTCTTCCCACGCTGAAGGATGCCAAGACCGTTACCTTTGGCGGTTCCATGACACTCACGGCGACGGGCGTTGTGGATGCAGTTCGCGCCAACCCCGCCCTTGAGGTCATTGATACGTTTGACAAGTCCCTCACCCGGGAAGAGGTGCTGGCCCGCCGCAGGCTTTCTCTGCTTGCGGACGTGTTTCTCACCGGGACCAACGCCGTGACCGAATGCGGCAAGCTGGTGAATCTGGATATGATCGGAAACCGCGTGGGCGGCATCAACTACGGGCCCAACCACGTAGTGCTGTTCATCGGGCGCAACAAGATTGTTGATACCGTGCAGGATGCCATGACCCGCATCAAGGAATACGTTGCCCCCGTGAATGCCATGCGCCTGAACAAGAAGACCCCGTGCCGCCAGACATCGCGCTGCATGGACTGTTCAAGCCCTGATCGTATCTGCAATATATGGACGATAACGGAGAAGTCCTTCCCAAAGGGGCGCATCCGTATTGTACTGATAAATGAAGATGCTGGATTCTAG